A genome region from Penaeus chinensis breed Huanghai No. 1 chromosome 15, ASM1920278v2, whole genome shotgun sequence includes the following:
- the LOC125032765 gene encoding magnesium transporter NIPA2-like isoform X1 encodes MMMIQRVLKGTALTLVFIALYTSFYLGVISDSSRRETIEPTMATTASAVEESTPYGPDLYIGLALSIASSVFIGSSFIIKKKSLLALGKAGGTRAGAGGYGYLRYWLWWAGLLSMGFGEALNFIAYAFAPATLVTPLGALSVIVTALLSQYFLGEILNILGKVGCALCLLGATVVVIHAPQETEVSSMEDLKAKLVDPVFMVYVAVVVAASLLLIIHFGPRYGTRNVTIYIAICSLIGGFSVLGCKAIGLAVKETIQGKNEFTNWITWFSLMSLIVCVCTQMNYLNKALDIFNTSLVTPIYYVFFTACVILSSAMLFKEWKGLPAKDVIGVLSGFCTVVIGIFILHAFKDMDITWTGMSTMLMAGGVSESRRNSTEDTGNEVTPLSEEEEGLITSEPLSYGSNKRVY; translated from the exons atgatgatgatacagcgTGTTCTTAAAGGGACAGCCCTTACACTTGTTTTCATCGCCTTGTATACGTCTTTTTATCTTGGCGTCATTTCCGACAGCAGTA GAAGGGAGACAATAGAGCCCACAATGGCTACCACAGCATCAGCAGTCGAAGAGAGCACTCCCTATGGCCCTGATCTGTACATTGGGTTGGCACTTTCTATAGCCTCTTCAGTGTTCATAG gcagcagctttatcatCAAGAAGAAGTCACTCTTAGCCCTAGGGAAGGCTGGTGGCACAAGAGCAGGGGCTGGAGGTTATGGTTATCTCAGATACTGGCTCTGGTGGGCAGGGCTGCTATCCA TGGGATTTGGAGAAGCGCTCAATTTCATAGCCTATGCATTCGCCCCAGCCACACTTGTAACACCTTTAGGGGCTCTGTCTGTGATTGTGACTGCTCTCCTCTCACAGTACTTTCTCGGGGAAATCCTCAATATTTTAGGAAAG GTAGGATGTGCGCTTTGCTTGTTGGGTGCCACAGTGGTTGTTATCCATGCACCACAAGAAACAGAAGTGTCAAGTATGGAGGATCTGAAAGCAAAACTTGTTGATCCAG TGTTCATGGTATATGTGGCTGTGGTGGTTGCAGCATCTCTGCTCCTCATCATCCACTTTGGGCCTCGCTATGGTACTCGAAATGTTACTATCTATATCGCCATCTGCTCTCTAATAGGCGGGTTCTCTGTCCTTGGGTGTAAAGCCATCGGGTTGGCTGTGAAG GAGACCATACAAGGGAAGAATGAATTCACCAACTGGATTACCTGGTTTTCTCTAATGAGTCTCATAGTATGTGTTTGCACACAGATGAACTACCTAAACAAG GCTCTAGACATCTTCAACACCTCACTGGTGACCCCCATCTACTACGTGTTCTTCACTGCTTGTGTCATCCTGTCATCAGCTATGCTATTCAAGGAGTGGAAAGGCCTTCCAGCCAAGGACGTCATTGGGGTCCTGTCAGGATTTTGTACCGTTGTCATTGGCATCTTCATCTTGCACGCTTTTAA GGACATGGACATCACTTGGACAGGCATGTCAACCATGCTGATGGCCGGAGGAGTGAGTGAATCGAGGCGAAATAGCACAGAGGACACTGGAAACGAAGTGACACCGttgtcagaggaggaggagggactcaTCACCTCCGAACCCCTCTCGTATGGCTCCAATAAACGGGTTTACTGA
- the LOC125032804 gene encoding uncharacterized protein LOC125032804: MSYYNYYPSTTPAYAQPPVHAPLGPRELNDHPNDVSSRRRATPPAVPFGHEAFHHRALRISQDDPARYLHAHALGSWPAQRPYALHHAEVVHDYAHDGPARPRHAHGSHDAPRSYAAFVLGGPQRPLPPAPQLGSFPSEAVGFSSASGRAKTAEGFLAGRTAATAEELTPGKSSAAAAEKAAADDREVSVAARAEKRGKFYQKLKERTHSKIARKFRGRVKKARHGTLEPARVASHGRRSSGPHRGFLKASYVPSCARDTNRSYCLLDESYPSAFIAEELALHYEFLKDLWRPSEMPSVTNHSHNSSHDTPPVFTRNSRQGKTRQAETKIKPTKRGREEEEEAEEAEGKGKGRRWSNKKEAGEGWSCPTHQHRERLSMARNTRGKWRLIVNVDGNPSLRQTTSIEECARQETSCDLLPTLVTSRCVQKHVVHNLLSWAPEEGFYVDSYSLPSACVCYISRVDLHLLYTFVENWDIRH, from the exons ATgag ttactacaactactatcccTCTACCACGCCCGCGTACGCACAGCCTCCCGTCCACGCCCCTCTAGGCCCGCGAGAGCTCAACGACCACCCAAACGACGTCTCGTCTCGACGCCGCGCCACACCCCCTGCGGTGCCCTTTGGTCACGAAGCCTTCCATCACCGCGCCCTTCGCATCTCCCAGGATGACCCGGCCAGATACCTCCACGCCCACGCCCTTGGGTCATGGCCAGCACAACGCCCGTACGCACTCCACCACGCGGAGGTCGTTCATGACTACGCCCACGACG gTCCTGCCCGCCCACGACACGCCCACGGGAGTCATGACGCCCCGAGAAGCTACGCAGCCTTTGTGTTGGGCGGCCCCCAGCGCCCACTCCCGCCCGCGCCCCAG CTGGGAAGTTTCCCTTCAGAAGCGGTCGGATTCTCAAGCGCGTCCGGCAGAGCCAAAACAGCAGAGGGATTTCTAGCAGGACGAACCGCCGCCACAGCAGAGGAACTGACACCAGGGAAatcctcagcagcagcagcagagaaAGCGGCAGCAGACGATCGAGAAGTTAGCGTGGCAGCAAGAGCAGAAAAACGGGGGAAGTTTTACCAGAAACTGAAGGAGAGAACTCACAGCAAGATCGCGCGCAAGTTCCGTGGAAGAGTTAAAAAggc CCGCCACGGGACCCTCGAGCCAGCCCGCGTCGCGTCCCACGGCCGCCGCAGCTCTGGTCCTCACCGGGGTTTCCTGAAGGCGTCCTACGTGCCCTCTTGCGCCAGAGACACCAACCGCTCCTATTGTCTGCTGGACGAGTCTTACCCGAG CGCTTTCATAGCAGAGGAACTGGCGCTTCACTACGAATTCCTCAAGGACTTGTGGCGACCCTCGGAGATGCCCAGCGT AACCAACCACAGCCACAATTCCAGTCACGACACGCCCCCTGTATTTACGAGGAACAGCAGACAGGGGAAGACGAGACAAGCAGAAACGAAAATAAAGCCTACGAAacgtggaagggaagaagaagaggaagcagaagaagcagaaggaaaaggaaaaggaagacgttGGTCGAACAAaaaggaagcaggagagggaTGGAGTTGCCCGACCCATCAACACAGGGAGCGGCTGTCCATGGCTAGGAACACGAGAGGGAAATGGCGACTCATAGTGAACGTGGACGGGAATCCATCTCTTCGCCAG aCGACATCAATAGAGGAATGTGCCAGGCAAGAGACGTCATGCGACCTCCTCCCCACTCTGGTGACGTCCCGCTGCGTCCAGAAGCATGTCGTCCACAACCTCTTGTCGTGGGCTCCTGAAGAAGGTTTCTACGTCGACTCATACAGCTTGccaagtgcctgtgtgtgttatatatcgcGGGTAGACCTTCACTTGCTCTATACTTTTGTGGAGAATTGGGACATCCGTCACTGA
- the LOC125032765 gene encoding magnesium transporter NIPA2-like isoform X2, translating into MATTASAVEESTPYGPDLYIGLALSIASSVFIGSSFIIKKKSLLALGKAGGTRAGAGGYGYLRYWLWWAGLLSMGFGEALNFIAYAFAPATLVTPLGALSVIVTALLSQYFLGEILNILGKVGCALCLLGATVVVIHAPQETEVSSMEDLKAKLVDPVFMVYVAVVVAASLLLIIHFGPRYGTRNVTIYIAICSLIGGFSVLGCKAIGLAVKETIQGKNEFTNWITWFSLMSLIVCVCTQMNYLNKALDIFNTSLVTPIYYVFFTACVILSSAMLFKEWKGLPAKDVIGVLSGFCTVVIGIFILHAFKDMDITWTGMSTMLMAGGVSESRRNSTEDTGNEVTPLSEEEEGLITSEPLSYGSNKRVY; encoded by the exons ATGGCTACCACAGCATCAGCAGTCGAAGAGAGCACTCCCTATGGCCCTGATCTGTACATTGGGTTGGCACTTTCTATAGCCTCTTCAGTGTTCATAG gcagcagctttatcatCAAGAAGAAGTCACTCTTAGCCCTAGGGAAGGCTGGTGGCACAAGAGCAGGGGCTGGAGGTTATGGTTATCTCAGATACTGGCTCTGGTGGGCAGGGCTGCTATCCA TGGGATTTGGAGAAGCGCTCAATTTCATAGCCTATGCATTCGCCCCAGCCACACTTGTAACACCTTTAGGGGCTCTGTCTGTGATTGTGACTGCTCTCCTCTCACAGTACTTTCTCGGGGAAATCCTCAATATTTTAGGAAAG GTAGGATGTGCGCTTTGCTTGTTGGGTGCCACAGTGGTTGTTATCCATGCACCACAAGAAACAGAAGTGTCAAGTATGGAGGATCTGAAAGCAAAACTTGTTGATCCAG TGTTCATGGTATATGTGGCTGTGGTGGTTGCAGCATCTCTGCTCCTCATCATCCACTTTGGGCCTCGCTATGGTACTCGAAATGTTACTATCTATATCGCCATCTGCTCTCTAATAGGCGGGTTCTCTGTCCTTGGGTGTAAAGCCATCGGGTTGGCTGTGAAG GAGACCATACAAGGGAAGAATGAATTCACCAACTGGATTACCTGGTTTTCTCTAATGAGTCTCATAGTATGTGTTTGCACACAGATGAACTACCTAAACAAG GCTCTAGACATCTTCAACACCTCACTGGTGACCCCCATCTACTACGTGTTCTTCACTGCTTGTGTCATCCTGTCATCAGCTATGCTATTCAAGGAGTGGAAAGGCCTTCCAGCCAAGGACGTCATTGGGGTCCTGTCAGGATTTTGTACCGTTGTCATTGGCATCTTCATCTTGCACGCTTTTAA GGACATGGACATCACTTGGACAGGCATGTCAACCATGCTGATGGCCGGAGGAGTGAGTGAATCGAGGCGAAATAGCACAGAGGACACTGGAAACGAAGTGACACCGttgtcagaggaggaggagggactcaTCACCTCCGAACCCCTCTCGTATGGCTCCAATAAACGGGTTTACTGA